In Saccharothrix syringae, the following are encoded in one genomic region:
- a CDS encoding rhamnulokinase, whose protein sequence is MRVFGAVDIGASGGRVVAGLIDGDRVELDVVHRFRNGATERDGHLRWNLTGLYEQVLTGLRALARAYPQVESIGIDTWAVDYGLLDTDGRLLAEPVSYRDGRTTEAVERVHRRVPHDVLYGINGLQFLPFNTVYQLEAEKHGPLWERAAHVVLLPDLIAYQLTGQLRTEATNASTTGLLDLRTGTWSTHLLDRLDITPTLLPPVQQPGEVRGALRPSIVRDTGLPATTTVTTVGSHDTASAVVALPAASHRFAYVSSGTWSLVGVELSAPVLTEAARQANFTNEGGVDGRTRFLRNVGGLWLLQECLRTWGARLDPLLAEAETLPAGGPVVDVDDVAFIPPGDMPDRITAAVTAMGQDPPRTRAATVRCVLDSLATAYARTATQAGELAEVDVDVIHIVGGGSRNDLLCQLTADLSGRQVTAGPVEATALGNVLIQARAHGAVPSSLEEIRARLASTQPIRRFTPSPA, encoded by the coding sequence ATGAGGGTCTTCGGCGCCGTCGACATCGGCGCATCCGGCGGGCGCGTCGTCGCGGGCCTGATCGACGGCGACCGCGTCGAACTGGACGTCGTCCACCGGTTCCGCAACGGCGCAACCGAACGCGACGGTCACCTGCGGTGGAACCTGACCGGCCTGTACGAGCAGGTCCTGACCGGCCTGCGAGCGCTGGCCAGGGCCTACCCGCAGGTGGAGTCCATCGGCATCGACACCTGGGCCGTGGACTACGGTCTGCTCGACACCGACGGCCGCCTGCTCGCCGAACCGGTCTCCTACCGCGACGGACGTACCACCGAGGCAGTCGAACGCGTGCACCGACGCGTGCCGCACGACGTGCTGTACGGGATCAACGGCCTGCAATTCCTGCCGTTCAACACGGTGTACCAGTTGGAAGCCGAGAAACACGGCCCGCTGTGGGAACGGGCGGCGCACGTCGTGCTGCTGCCCGACCTGATCGCCTACCAGCTCACCGGGCAACTCCGCACCGAGGCCACCAACGCCTCCACCACCGGACTGCTGGACCTGCGGACCGGCACGTGGTCGACACACCTGCTCGACCGGCTGGACATCACGCCGACGCTGCTGCCGCCCGTGCAGCAGCCCGGTGAGGTGCGCGGGGCGCTGCGCCCTTCGATCGTCCGCGACACCGGCCTGCCCGCGACGACCACGGTCACCACCGTCGGCTCCCATGACACCGCCTCCGCCGTGGTCGCCCTGCCCGCGGCTTCCCACCGGTTCGCCTACGTCTCCAGCGGCACCTGGTCGCTGGTGGGCGTGGAACTGTCCGCGCCGGTGCTCACCGAAGCGGCAAGGCAGGCGAACTTCACCAACGAGGGCGGTGTCGACGGCCGCACCCGGTTCTTGCGCAACGTCGGCGGCCTGTGGCTGCTCCAGGAGTGCCTGCGGACGTGGGGCGCACGGCTCGATCCGCTGCTGGCCGAAGCGGAGACGCTACCCGCCGGCGGACCGGTGGTGGATGTGGACGACGTGGCGTTCATCCCACCCGGCGACATGCCGGACCGAATCACGGCTGCCGTCACGGCGATGGGACAGGACCCGCCACGCACGCGTGCCGCGACAGTGCGGTGCGTGCTCGACTCCCTGGCCACCGCCTACGCGCGCACCGCCACCCAGGCCGGCGAATTGGCCGAGGTGGACGTGGACGTGATCCACATCGTCGGCGGCGGCTCCCGCAACGACCTGCTGTGCCAGCTCACCGCCGACCTGTCCGGACGACAGGTGACCGCCGGTCCGGTCGAGGCCACCGCCTTGGGCAACGTCCTGATCCAGGCACGAGCACACGGCGCAGTGCCCTCGTCCCTGGAGGAGATCCGGGCCCGGCTCGCCTCGACCCAACCGATCCGCCGGTTCACCCCCTCCCCCGCATGA
- a CDS encoding LacI family DNA-binding transcriptional regulator: protein MTVTVREVAAAAGVSVGTVSNVLNRPEAVSTGVRTRVREAMATLGFVPNSTARQLRVGRSQMVAYIVADTANPFYTDVAKGIEEEIGTHDLPLFLCDSNGDPSREQTYLTLLEQQRVRGVLITPTNPRAPLLEELPRHGIPVVVVDHTTDPRMHCSVAVDDVRGGQLAVAHLLDAGHERIAFIGGPPSTSQVRARRQGALNALHAANIPASHLIEIETTAHTATEGRGAAERLTGIPPTARPTAAFCANDLLALGVLQHCVSTGVRVPDDLVLHLGTLTR, encoded by the coding sequence ATGACGGTGACCGTTCGCGAGGTGGCCGCCGCGGCCGGCGTGTCGGTCGGCACCGTGTCCAACGTGCTCAACCGACCGGAGGCGGTCAGCACGGGCGTGCGCACCAGGGTCCGTGAAGCCATGGCCACCCTCGGCTTCGTTCCCAACAGCACCGCACGACAACTGCGGGTGGGACGCAGCCAGATGGTGGCCTACATCGTGGCCGACACCGCCAACCCGTTCTACACCGACGTCGCCAAGGGCATCGAGGAGGAGATCGGCACCCACGACCTGCCTCTCTTCCTGTGCGACAGCAACGGCGACCCCTCCCGTGAGCAGACCTACCTGACCCTGCTCGAACAGCAACGCGTACGGGGCGTGCTGATCACACCGACCAACCCGAGGGCGCCCCTCCTGGAAGAACTCCCCCGACACGGCATCCCCGTGGTCGTCGTGGACCACACCACCGACCCCCGAATGCACTGCTCGGTCGCGGTCGACGACGTCCGCGGCGGCCAACTCGCCGTCGCTCACCTGCTCGACGCCGGACACGAACGCATTGCCTTCATCGGCGGCCCACCGTCGACCAGCCAGGTCCGCGCACGCCGACAAGGCGCGCTGAACGCACTGCACGCGGCGAACATCCCGGCAAGCCACCTGATCGAAATCGAGACGACCGCGCACACCGCCACGGAGGGCCGCGGTGCGGCGGAACGCCTCACCGGGATACCGCCAACCGCCCGACCCACGGCCGCCTTCTGCGCCAACGACCTGCTCGCACTCGGCGTTCTGCAGCACTGCGTCAGCACCGGAGTCCGCGTCCCCGACGACCTAGTGCTGCATCTCGGAACGTTGACCCGGTAA
- a CDS encoding IS630 family transposase: MGRRPEVFVRSLSMEEGRKLARIGRTAKDPVRLRRAIVVLMSAQGQAVPDITSLMQVSADYVRDVIHAFNERGFAALDPKWSGGRPRVIGEAIRERICLIARTSPASRGITAFSTWSLSKLRDHLLDRGTVAAISRETLRRILHAGGVSWQSTSTWKASTDPDFLVKMHRILDLYDHPPDNGRVICIDEFGPLNLMPRKGKAWRPTGAPRRLRATYNRHHGVMHMLAALDLTTGKIHYRIRRRKRHGELLELLRSLRTRWPGQRLHLVMDNFSPHRHPDVHAWATDNDVELVFLPTYSSWLNWIEAEFTALRYFTLNGTDHHSHAEQNAAIAAYIRWRNARARPKTGFATDSPIRTWTHYPTKAA; encoded by the coding sequence GTGGGTCGTCGTCCGGAGGTGTTCGTCCGGTCGTTGTCGATGGAGGAGGGCCGGAAGTTGGCCCGGATCGGCAGGACGGCCAAGGATCCGGTGCGGTTGCGTCGGGCGATCGTGGTCCTGATGTCCGCCCAGGGGCAGGCGGTGCCGGACATCACGTCGTTGATGCAGGTCAGCGCCGATTACGTGCGTGATGTGATCCACGCGTTCAACGAGCGGGGGTTCGCGGCGCTGGACCCAAAATGGAGCGGGGGACGCCCGAGGGTGATCGGTGAGGCGATCCGTGAGCGGATCTGCCTGATCGCCCGGACGTCCCCCGCATCCCGGGGCATCACGGCGTTCTCGACCTGGTCGCTGTCCAAGCTGCGCGACCATCTGCTCGACCGCGGCACCGTCGCGGCGATCAGCCGGGAGACCCTGCGCCGCATCCTGCACGCCGGCGGCGTGTCCTGGCAGAGCACCTCCACCTGGAAGGCCTCCACCGACCCGGACTTCCTGGTGAAGATGCACCGAATCCTGGACCTCTACGACCACCCTCCCGATAACGGCCGGGTGATCTGCATCGACGAGTTCGGACCGCTGAACCTGATGCCGCGCAAGGGCAAGGCATGGCGGCCGACCGGGGCGCCGCGCCGATTACGCGCCACCTACAACCGCCACCACGGCGTGATGCACATGCTCGCCGCCCTGGACCTGACCACCGGGAAGATCCACTACCGCATCCGCCGCCGCAAGCGGCACGGCGAGCTTCTGGAGCTGCTCAGAAGCCTGCGGACACGGTGGCCGGGCCAACGCCTCCACCTGGTCATGGACAACTTCTCGCCCCACCGTCACCCCGACGTCCACGCCTGGGCCACCGACAACGACGTCGAGTTGGTGTTCCTGCCCACCTACTCCAGCTGGTTGAACTGGATCGAGGCCGAGTTCACCGCCCTGCGCTACTTCACCCTCAACGGCACCGACCACCACAGCCACGCCGAGCAGAACGCCGCGATCGCGGCCTACATCCGCTGGCGCAACGCCCGAGCCCGACCCAAGACCGGCTTCGCCACCGACTCACCCATCCGCACCTGGACCCATTACCCGACCAAGGCTGCGTGA
- a CDS encoding zinc ribbon domain-containing protein, which yields MRDFTAVQNVRARRPSGDGGERRYLLSGLVVCGVCGRRMDAHWVHGRPGYRCRHGYSSARPRPVDGARSLYRREEHVVEEVDALVVSPEGHRVAPGGLPDYLRDARASWSCAGLAEWMCETARRSSYGTAGLRT from the coding sequence ATGCGCGACTTCACCGCGGTCCAGAACGTGCGCGCCCGACGCCCCAGTGGCGACGGCGGTGAACGTCGGTACCTGTTGTCGGGTCTGGTGGTGTGCGGGGTGTGTGGGCGGCGGATGGACGCGCACTGGGTGCACGGACGTCCCGGCTACCGGTGTCGTCACGGCTACAGCAGTGCCCGACCGCGTCCGGTTGACGGGGCCAGGTCGTTGTACCGGCGTGAGGAGCACGTCGTGGAGGAGGTGGACGCGCTGGTGGTCTCACCTGAAGGGCACCGCGTGGCACCTGGCGGGCTGCCTGACTACTTGCGGGATGCGCGGGCCTCGTGGTCGTGTGCGGGTTTGGCGGAGTGGATGTGCGAAACGGCACGTCGTAGCTCTTATGGAACCGCTGGCCTGAGGACATGA
- a CDS encoding recombinase family protein: MRQFDEVKWSRRTSQCSAMEATTVITSTADQDLLDDWLRAKQCKGERRRSQDPHVHLGLRFAFYGRMSTSEYQDRYSSRTWQREVCERLVAGHGTIEVEFFDEGASRRRRWSNRPEAARLLEALADLDRGFDAIVVGEYERAFCGRQFDELVPLLRAAGVQVWLPEVGGRVDLDDGDHRRLMTFLGAQSEREVIRARNRALAAMKAQAELGRYLGGRPPYGYMLVDGGPHPRRADARWGRRARKLAPDPRSAGT, encoded by the coding sequence GTGCGTCAGTTCGACGAGGTGAAGTGGTCACGCAGAACGTCCCAGTGCTCCGCGATGGAGGCGACCACAGTGATCACATCTACAGCCGACCAGGACCTGCTCGATGACTGGTTGCGGGCCAAACAGTGCAAGGGCGAGCGGAGGCGTTCGCAGGACCCGCATGTGCACCTGGGGTTGCGGTTCGCGTTCTACGGGCGGATGTCGACCTCGGAGTACCAGGACCGGTACTCCTCGCGGACGTGGCAGCGGGAGGTATGCGAGCGGTTGGTCGCCGGGCACGGCACGATCGAGGTGGAGTTCTTCGACGAGGGCGCCTCGCGGCGGCGTCGGTGGTCCAACCGCCCGGAGGCGGCCCGGTTGCTGGAGGCGTTGGCCGATCTGGACCGTGGGTTCGACGCGATCGTGGTGGGGGAGTACGAGCGGGCGTTTTGCGGTCGTCAGTTCGACGAGTTGGTGCCGTTGCTGCGTGCGGCCGGGGTGCAGGTGTGGTTGCCGGAGGTCGGCGGCCGGGTGGACCTGGATGACGGCGACCATCGTCGGTTGATGACGTTTCTGGGTGCGCAGTCGGAGCGGGAGGTGATCCGGGCCCGTAACCGGGCGTTGGCGGCGATGAAGGCGCAGGCCGAGCTGGGTCGGTATCTGGGTGGGCGTCCGCCGTACGGGTACATGCTGGTCGACGGCGGGCCGCATCCGCGGCGGGCTGATGCGCGGTGGGGGCGGCGGGCGCGGAAGCTGGCACCGGATCCGCGGAGCGCGGGCACGTGA
- a CDS encoding PIN domain-containing protein, producing the protein MVVGTGVGALITGVLGLAINEASGTSKWPGPLDLIRQHPWWSSLALGVAVAVVMMVTASAGAARPAHELNRGADAVDPHRLEDDERVARLPPYVHGLLMRTDGRERLRIWRVVASFTEDMTDPHILAREWAAGPPEALADLSAVGRLVVAELLLTYRQRAAAIDQFRVAIRMGATPRAYWLVRIAQAHDPSGHERSQQVDEVLREAERVDPSYPLVKAMRSSEDEQWEQMLRDLDDWKPTALQEQETSTHFKTVALMRMGRLDDAIAVLEQDATGTRNAFLLIQLSYLLRTRAVNGGGDSRLADAMRAIELGVRARDLRRAWRGDSAEAVRAAAEAALIAEDSDQVWGLTQAAPEGQATAAEAADPRVLPIAAMGAALLGRVDQAREMMPSEDGYLRRRIEAEILSASPSLLGEGSTVAEAWRKALAAATSDEEKLFAARGLAMEGDTDSHVLDDLANRHPESVDEIRTIATIQSIAGPDADERLRMFETRSPLASVQRAELRRHDDPAGAVEILLEAADRWRYPRLLLLALDCYQDAGMWDDAEPIARRALTQFDPAWAGRRAVVHRLADIQCRRWDWVGAAVTYRSLLESDPDDQNARWGLAWAQYRDGDREEAWRSLKRPAATPAPTSPLQAMLLVDLARRYAPSEEVAWTALAMIQEFAEDADVCEAAIRSVATRSDRTELPDGLNEQVIAAGEAWNARHPGSGHIAMRSVQVDGDVHPLTSLEPMLRRNDAVFQERRKLVRDEVYPLGMLDQAVGKPYAAIFLYRPLGYHRMVFPNPADQEVELEQARSAIDGRCLVDASALYTLTLLPDVAPTLLALVAKPQITNVAVHDLADAEDMFSLPTSGTLGYDTTLNRVVAYEDDPEITARHRRQIEAMLTTSRSLRRVIHPELTELPPAQEGRQPVWALTLDAAKHNNLPLWADDTGLRRVAHSLGIKTFSTHALLIIAHERQRIDAEKLDQAVRQLIREHVVDLPTDHTVLREIATEQDWRAGAVSIILGRGSTWGDRAAALELFLSAFRNAPEEDLLSWSYWAICGTRDAVVPEYRHEVVTILTMAALARDGQSSRRVTIFMNALRLAMPDDADRITYGALKRLWAILTENQPIDQALTLFVDAISGLSDRHRRCGTLIIHEQ; encoded by the coding sequence ATGGTCGTCGGCACGGGTGTGGGTGCACTCATCACGGGCGTTCTCGGTCTGGCGATCAACGAAGCCAGCGGCACTTCGAAATGGCCCGGCCCTCTGGATTTGATTCGACAGCATCCGTGGTGGTCCTCGCTCGCGTTGGGCGTGGCGGTTGCCGTCGTGATGATGGTTACGGCGTCCGCTGGAGCGGCCCGGCCTGCGCACGAATTGAATCGAGGAGCGGATGCCGTAGATCCGCACCGGCTGGAGGACGACGAGCGTGTCGCGCGGCTTCCGCCCTACGTTCACGGGTTGCTAATGCGTACGGACGGCCGGGAACGGCTCCGCATTTGGCGGGTGGTCGCTTCGTTCACTGAAGACATGACTGATCCTCATATTTTGGCGCGGGAGTGGGCCGCTGGGCCTCCCGAGGCATTGGCGGACCTGTCCGCTGTGGGGCGGCTCGTCGTCGCGGAACTGCTTCTGACCTATCGGCAGAGGGCGGCGGCGATCGATCAATTCCGCGTCGCCATACGCATGGGTGCCACGCCGCGGGCGTACTGGTTGGTCCGCATAGCCCAGGCACATGACCCCAGCGGGCACGAGCGCTCCCAGCAGGTCGACGAGGTGCTGAGAGAAGCCGAACGCGTCGATCCGTCCTATCCGCTGGTCAAGGCCATGCGTTCCAGTGAGGATGAACAATGGGAGCAGATGCTGCGGGACCTGGACGACTGGAAGCCCACAGCGCTGCAGGAACAGGAGACCAGCACGCATTTCAAAACCGTCGCCCTGATGCGTATGGGTAGGCTGGATGACGCCATTGCGGTCCTGGAGCAGGATGCGACCGGCACCCGCAATGCGTTCCTCCTCATCCAGCTGTCGTACTTGCTGCGGACGAGGGCCGTCAACGGCGGCGGGGATAGTCGGCTCGCCGATGCCATGCGGGCGATCGAGTTGGGCGTCCGTGCTCGTGATCTCCGTCGTGCCTGGAGGGGCGACAGTGCCGAGGCTGTGCGCGCCGCGGCGGAAGCGGCGTTGATCGCCGAGGATTCCGATCAGGTCTGGGGCTTGACGCAGGCTGCACCCGAAGGACAAGCAACCGCAGCCGAGGCAGCCGACCCGAGGGTCCTGCCCATCGCGGCGATGGGTGCGGCTCTGCTGGGACGGGTAGACCAAGCGCGCGAAATGATGCCCTCGGAAGACGGCTACCTTCGGCGCCGGATCGAGGCGGAGATCCTCAGCGCCTCGCCGAGCCTGCTCGGCGAGGGCTCCACCGTCGCCGAGGCATGGCGCAAGGCGCTGGCCGCAGCGACATCCGACGAGGAAAAACTGTTCGCCGCGCGGGGGCTCGCGATGGAGGGCGACACCGACAGCCACGTGCTCGACGACCTGGCCAACCGGCACCCTGAATCCGTCGACGAGATCAGGACCATCGCCACGATCCAGTCCATCGCAGGCCCCGACGCGGACGAGCGCCTCCGCATGTTCGAGACGCGCAGTCCTCTCGCCTCCGTCCAGCGAGCGGAACTGCGTCGTCACGACGATCCGGCAGGGGCGGTGGAGATCCTTCTCGAAGCCGCCGACCGGTGGCGATACCCGCGTTTGCTGCTGCTGGCTCTGGACTGCTACCAGGACGCCGGGATGTGGGACGACGCCGAGCCGATCGCCAGGCGGGCGCTGACCCAATTCGACCCAGCGTGGGCAGGCCGACGTGCGGTCGTGCACAGGCTCGCCGACATTCAGTGCCGCCGTTGGGACTGGGTCGGCGCCGCAGTGACGTACCGGAGCTTGCTGGAGAGCGATCCGGATGATCAGAACGCCAGGTGGGGACTCGCCTGGGCGCAGTACCGCGACGGTGATCGAGAGGAGGCTTGGCGCAGTCTCAAACGGCCGGCTGCGACGCCAGCGCCCACGAGCCCGCTCCAGGCGATGTTGCTGGTGGATCTTGCCCGTCGTTACGCACCGTCGGAGGAGGTCGCCTGGACCGCACTGGCGATGATCCAGGAATTCGCTGAGGACGCGGACGTGTGCGAGGCGGCGATCCGGTCCGTCGCGACGCGAAGTGACCGCACGGAACTACCCGATGGCCTCAACGAGCAGGTGATCGCTGCTGGAGAGGCGTGGAACGCCCGTCATCCGGGTAGCGGGCACATCGCCATGCGTTCAGTCCAAGTCGACGGCGACGTGCACCCCTTGACCTCGTTGGAGCCGATGCTGCGCCGAAACGACGCCGTGTTCCAGGAACGCCGGAAGCTGGTCCGTGACGAGGTCTATCCGCTCGGCATGCTCGATCAGGCAGTGGGCAAGCCTTACGCGGCGATCTTCCTTTATCGACCATTGGGCTATCACCGCATGGTCTTCCCGAATCCGGCGGACCAGGAGGTGGAGCTGGAGCAGGCGCGCTCGGCCATCGACGGCCGGTGCCTGGTCGATGCCAGCGCGCTCTATACGCTCACCCTGCTGCCCGACGTCGCGCCGACACTGCTCGCCCTGGTTGCCAAACCACAGATCACCAACGTCGCTGTGCACGACCTGGCCGATGCCGAAGACATGTTCAGCCTCCCGACGTCCGGGACGCTCGGCTATGACACCACCCTGAACAGGGTGGTCGCCTACGAGGACGACCCCGAGATCACGGCACGGCACAGGCGACAGATCGAAGCCATGCTGACCACCTCCCGCAGTCTGCGTCGAGTCATCCACCCGGAGCTGACCGAACTTCCACCCGCCCAGGAAGGCCGCCAACCGGTTTGGGCGTTGACCCTCGACGCGGCCAAACACAACAATCTCCCATTGTGGGCTGACGACACCGGCCTGAGGAGGGTGGCCCACTCTCTGGGGATCAAGACCTTCAGCACCCACGCCCTGCTGATAATCGCCCACGAGCGTCAACGGATCGACGCCGAAAAACTGGACCAAGCCGTCCGCCAACTGATTCGCGAACACGTCGTCGACCTGCCCACTGACCACACCGTTCTGCGAGAAATCGCGACCGAACAGGACTGGAGGGCAGGCGCGGTCTCGATCATCCTGGGACGCGGCTCTACCTGGGGCGACCGAGCGGCTGCACTCGAACTCTTCCTGAGCGCGTTCCGCAACGCCCCAGAGGAGGATCTCCTGTCCTGGTCGTATTGGGCGATCTGTGGAACAAGGGACGCCGTCGTCCCCGAATATCGGCACGAAGTGGTGACAATCCTGACGATGGCCGCGCTCGCCCGCGACGGGCAGTCCTCTCGCCGCGTCACCATTTTCATGAACGCGCTCCGACTCGCCATGCCCGACGATGCCGACCGGATCACCTATGGCGCGCTGAAAAGACTATGGGCAATCCTTACGGAAAACCAGCCGATCGACCAAGCGCTCACTCTCTTCGTCGATGCAATCAGTGGTCTAAGCGACAGGCACCGCCGTTGCGGCACGCTGATCATCCACGAGCAGTAG